The Pseudoalteromonas sp. N1230-9 genome segment ATAAACGTCTTGAGTTCACAATCATCATTATTAAAAATTTGGTCTAGATGTCAGTCATTGCCAAAAGGTAACTGGCTGTTTAGTAAGGCTGTGTGTTTTAAAGCTCCTTATTTTGGCTCAATAAAGCCATTAATTACAGATTTAACAGCAGGGTATTGCGGCGCAACCGTCAAAAATCGCCGAGCAATCCATAATCACATAGGAACTATCCATGCAATCGCACAGTGTAATGTGGCAGAGCTATGCGCTGGCTTGATGGTTGATGCAACCGTGCCTGCAAAAACGCATCGCTGGATACCAAAAGGGATGACGGTTAACTATTTAGCAAAAATTGACACCGATATGCGTGCTGTCGCAAAGATAGAAGTGCCACGAGAATGGCTAGAAAAGCAAGATTTGATTGTACCGGTGAAGGTCTACAATAACCACGATGAATTAGTATTCACCGCGGATATCACTATGTATGTAACAGCTAAGAAGAGTTAGGATTTATCGGCGGCTTGTTTATTTACAAATGAGAGATCATTGTCATCATCAGCAAGGATTGAAGAGGGAGAGTCCTCTTCGCTTTCTGGCTTGATAGGCGCAATGTTATCTTCTTCGTGACGGTGCTTAAGGCTACCTTCAATAATTGCACCTGCTTCGATGCTCAATGTATCGTGAAACACATCACCATGAACCTCAGCAGTACTTTCTATAACGACCTTATTTGCGATTAATGAGCCGATAATTTTGCCTTTAACAACGACACTATCAGCTTCAACAACACCTTCAACCATACCTGAGCTGCCTATTACAAGATGCTTAACACGCAGATCACCATCAATGCGACCATCAAGTTGTACTTCACCTTGGCTGGTGATAGAGCCAGTTAGACGCATGTCTTCTGCGATAATGGAAGGGGTAAGGTTTGTTCTTTTTAACGATGAGTTTGTTGAGCTAGTTGTTGTTTGTTTTTTTTTACCGAACACGAGTAAGCGCCTTTGTTATTTTTACAGGGTTGACATGTTTGCCATTAACTAGAACTTCGTAATGTAGATGCGTACTTGTGCTACGACCAGTACTTCCCATCAAACCAATCACATCATCTTTAGTAACGGCTTGGCCCTTTTTTACTTTAATTTTATTTAAATGGCCAAAGCGGGTTACGAAACCATTTTTATGTTGTAATTCAATAAAGTTACCGTAACCACCATTGCGGCCCGCACGAAGTACAGTACCATCTGCAGGGGCGAAAATCTCTGTTTTATGCCAGCCTGCTAAGTCGACACCTTTATGGAATGCACGACGACCGTTCATCGGATCTTTACGAAGCCCGAAACTACTTGAAATATAGTAATCAGCTGCTGGAAGCGTTTGTGGTAACTCACTTAACAGGTTCTCTAAGTTATTTAGAGTGAGGAGTTTATCTGCAACGGCTAAAAATTCAGCGGGAATTTTTGATTCATCAAATAAATCAAGTGGTCCACCTTGTGCTGTATCTGCTTGCTCATGTAGCGCTTCTGAGGCAAACGTTTCGTTTAAACCAGCTCCTTCTAACATGGCAATAATCGCCGCATGGCGTTGTGTTATCTGTGCATCGAGTAAGGTAAAGCTGCGGTTGTAGTTAGCATCAAGACGTGCAAAGCGCTCTGTAACAGCGTTAAAGCTATTGGCCTGATTTGGCTCATCTTCCAATGGTGCATGAAATTCTTCAGTATGCTGCTCGGTTGGCAATATAGGAGATGCTGAGTCATCAGTTGTCGTATCTGTGCTCATCGATTCAGGCAAAGATTCAAGCATACTTTGCAGTAAAGCTTGTTTTTGCTCAAGTACCGCTAGCTGCTCAAGCTGCTTAGTGTATTCGTTTTGTTGTTGTTGATGCTGTTTTTGCCATGCTTGTTGTTCGCTAAGCTGGCTTTGCTTTATATCTGTAATTTTATCGGCTTGGGAGATAATTTGCAGAGTAGAAACACTTAACCACGTCACAGCTGTTAATAAAGCAAGTAATGCAGTTAGTTGAACCCAAGGCGCTAATACTAGGTGTTTTACTTCGCCATTTTGACGGATCAGCAGCTGTCTAGCTGGAAAAAACGTACGATAAAAGGACTTAATATTAACAAACATGGCGTGCAAAAATTGGATAAATACCGAGCTAAGATAACAATCTGAACTAAAAAAGCCAGAAAAAAATTGTAACTCAAGAAAAAAAGCAGCAAAAAAGGGCACAAATGGCCCTCAAGTATGCTGCTATATCGTTATTTTGCAGGAAGTACCGTTCCTTCAACAGAACCGAAACCGATGCGTGCAAAGCCTTCTTTCTCGCACCAGCCACGCATAATTACGTTGTCGCCGTCTTCTAAGAAAGCACGTTGCTCGCCATTAGCAAGAGTGATTTTTTCTTTGCCGCCGCGCGATAGCTCTAGTAATGAACCAGCTTCTTCATGTTCAGGGCCCGATTGTGTACCCGAACCTAACATGTCACCTGGTTGGAAGTTACAGCCATTTACTGTGTGGTGAGTGACCATTTGCGCCACTGTCCAGTATGAATGTTTAAAGCTAGATTTAGATACCTGTGTTGGCGCTTCGCCAGCTGCACGCATCTTTTCAGTTTCTAGTTGCACATCCATTTTGATATCGAATGCACCAAACTCACGGTTATGAGCTGACTCTAAGTAGTCCATTGGTTGTGGATCGTTTTCGTCACGTGTCCAGTTTGTTCTAAATGGCGCAAGTGCTTCTGTCGTAACAATCCAAGGTGAGACA includes the following:
- a CDS encoding M23 family metallopeptidase; the encoded protein is MFVNIKSFYRTFFPARQLLIRQNGEVKHLVLAPWVQLTALLALLTAVTWLSVSTLQIISQADKITDIKQSQLSEQQAWQKQHQQQQNEYTKQLEQLAVLEQKQALLQSMLESLPESMSTDTTTDDSASPILPTEQHTEEFHAPLEDEPNQANSFNAVTERFARLDANYNRSFTLLDAQITQRHAAIIAMLEGAGLNETFASEALHEQADTAQGGPLDLFDESKIPAEFLAVADKLLTLNNLENLLSELPQTLPAADYYISSSFGLRKDPMNGRRAFHKGVDLAGWHKTEIFAPADGTVLRAGRNGGYGNFIELQHKNGFVTRFGHLNKIKVKKGQAVTKDDVIGLMGSTGRSTSTHLHYEVLVNGKHVNPVKITKALTRVR
- a CDS encoding hotdog fold domain-containing protein — protein: MSSQSSLLKIWSRCQSLPKGNWLFSKAVCFKAPYFGSIKPLITDLTAGYCGATVKNRRAIHNHIGTIHAIAQCNVAELCAGLMVDATVPAKTHRWIPKGMTVNYLAKIDTDMRAVAKIEVPREWLEKQDLIVPVKVYNNHDELVFTADITMYVTAKKS
- a CDS encoding bactofilin family protein, whose translation is MFGKKKQTTTSSTNSSLKRTNLTPSIIAEDMRLTGSITSQGEVQLDGRIDGDLRVKHLVIGSSGMVEGVVEADSVVVKGKIIGSLIANKVVIESTAEVHGDVFHDTLSIEAGAIIEGSLKHRHEEDNIAPIKPESEEDSPSSILADDDNDLSFVNKQAADKS